The following are encoded in a window of Thunnus albacares chromosome 17, fThuAlb1.1, whole genome shotgun sequence genomic DNA:
- the LOC122967341 gene encoding cytohesin-3 isoform X2, with the protein MDEDNQVPEDLSLEERDELSNIRRRKKELLDDIERLKFEIAEVMTEIEQLTCVGESKTTQRNKQIAMGRKKFNMDPKKGIQFLLENDLLQNTPEDIAQFLYKGEGLNKTVIGDYLGERDDFNIKVLQAFVELHEFADLNLVQALRQFLWSFRLPGEAQKIDRMMEAFASRYCQCNPGVFQSTDTCYVLSFAIIMLNTSLHNPNVRDKPPVERFISMNRGINEGGDLPEELLRNLYDSIKSEPFKIPEDDGNDLTHTFFNPDREGWLLKLGGRVKTWKRRWFILTDNCLYYFEYTTDKEPRGIIPLENLSIREVEEPRKPNCFELYNPNHKGQVIKACKTEADGRVVEGNHVVYRISAPTPEEKEEWIKSIKASISRDPFYDMLATRKRRIANKK; encoded by the exons TTCCTGAGGACCTGTCTTTGGAGGAAAGAGATGAGCTGTCAAACATACGACGCAGGAAAAAAGAGCTTCTGGATGATATTGAA CGGCTGAAGTTTGAGATTGCAGAGGTGATGACTGAAATCGAGCAGCTAACCTGTGTAGGGGAGAG caaaaccacacaaagaaacaaacagattGCTATGGGGAGGAAGAAGTTCAACATGGATCCTAAAAAG ggGATCCAGTTTCTTTTGGAGAACGATCTTCTCCAGAACACCCCAGAGGACATCGCACAGTTTCTCTACAAAGGCGAGGGGCTGAACAAAACGGTCATTGGGGACTACTTAGGGGAACG GGATGACTTTAACATTAAGGTCCTCCAGGCATTCGTGGAGCTTCATGAGTTTGCAGACCTCAACCTCGTACAAGCCTTAAG GCAGTTTCTGTGGAGCTTCAGACTTCCTGGCGAAGCCCAGAAGATTGATCGTATGATGGAGGCGTTTGCCTCCAGGTACTGCCAATGCAATCCTGGCGTCTTCCAGTCCACag ACACCTGCTATGTCCTATCATTTGCCATCATTATGCTGAACACCAGCCTGCACAATCCCAACGTCAGAGACAAGCCCCCCGTGGAGCGCTTCATCTCCATGAACAGAGGGATCAATGAGGGGGGAGACCTCCCAGAGGAGCTACTCAGG AATCTATACGACAGCATCAAGAGCGAACCCTTCAAGATCCcagaggatgatgggaatgaCCTGACGCACACGTTCTTCAACCCAGACAGAGAGGGCTGGCTGCTCAAATTAG GGGGCCGAGTGAAAACCTGGAAGAGAAGGTGGTTCATCCTGACGGACAACTGTCTCTACTACTTTGAATATACAACG GACAAGGAGCCTCGTGGGATCATCCCACTGGAGAATCTCAGTATCAGGGAGGTGGAGGAGCCCAGGAAACCT AACTGCTTTGAGCTCTACAACCCAAACCACAAGGGCCAGGTGATCAAAGCCTGCAAGACAGAGGCGGATGGGCGTGTTGTTGAGGGAAACCACGTGGTGTACAGGATATCAGCACCCACGccggaggagaaggaggaatgGATTAAATCCATCAA GGCCAGCATTAGCAGAGACCCCTTCTACGACATGCTGGCCACCAGGAAGAGACGCATCGCCAACAAGAAGTGA